The nucleotide sequence TTCGCCCCCTTGCTGTCCTTCACCTCCAGCTTCACCGTCCCCTGCACCTGGGTCGTGTAGTGCTCCAGCGTCACCGGGTTCGTCTCCCCGCTGAAAGCTGGCATCGGGTCAAACGCCGTCCCCGCCCCGGGCGTGAAGCTCCACGTGTAGCCCAGCACCGCCTCCGCGTCGTCGTCCGCCACCGCCGCCTTGAACAGCACGTTGCCCGTCCCGGTGAGCCGGTGCGTGGTGATGCTGTTGATGACCGGGCTGAACTGCACCTGCAGGAGGCTATCCTTCACCCCGTCCGTCGTTCCTGGCGGCTTCACCTTCGTCTGGAACGTTGTCACCACTGAGTGCCCCGCCTCGTTCGTCACCTTCACCGTGTGCGTGTACTCCGCGTTCGCGTTCACCACAGGCGGCACGTACTGGCTCACGAACGTACCCGCCGTCGCCGCCAGCGTGATGCTGCCCGTCAGCGGGTAGAACGTCCCTCCTCCCGCCGCGGGCGTCAGCTCGTACGTCAGCGCCTCGCCCGTGTTCGCCTCCACCGAGAACGACACATTGCCGCTCTGGTCCGAGCCGAACGCCGAGGGCACCGAGATCTTCTTCACCCTCGGGATGGTGATGGACTGCCCGTCGTTGGCCGCCGCCAGGGTGATGACCACCTTGTCGTTGGCGATGGAGAGCGTCTGCTCCGTGGTGCCCTGGAACAGCAGCTTGCCCGTGGCGTCAGAGGCCTTCGCGGAGAACACCAGCGCCCTGCCCTTCGGCAGGAAGGGAATGGTGCCCGTCCACTGGTCGGCTGACTTGAACAAATCAAAATTCACATACAACGGCGTGCTGGAGTCCTTCGGCTTCACGTCAATGCGGATGGAGGCCACGTCCGTGAAGGCAAACGCCTGGGCCGAGTGCAGCGCGGAGGCTGAATAGGAGCGCGCCCTGGAGGCACCACTGGAGGTGTAGAAGTCCGCGGCCTGGATGGCGAAGGAGGCACTGATGGACGCCTCTTCCTCCTGTCCAGGCGTCCCGGGCGATTGAGAATTGCAGCCCACCGAACCAAACGTGAGCGCAGACAAAAGAACCAGCATCTTCCGACGACCAGCAAATACCATAGGGAAAGCCTTTCAATCTTTGAGGGATGCTTGGGAAACGATCCACGCAGTGCCGGATACACAAAGAGAGGGCGAAGGCAGCAGCACCTTCGCCCCTCATGAGATGGAGTGAAACTACGGGGTAGGCGCCAACACCTGGATGTCGCCCGCAGTGGAGGGCAGCTCGTTGTCACCAATGTGGGTGGTGTTGCCGTAGCCAAGCTGACCGTAGTTACTCGCTCCCCAGCAACGGGCGGCTCCGGTGCTCAGCAGCGCACACGTGTGATTGCCTCCCGCAGTCACTTGGTAAGCGGTCGCCCCGTCCAGATCCACCGTTGGGCCAGGGGGCGCGTACTGATTGCTGGTGTTACCATAGCCCAACCGGCCCTCCGCACCATGACCCCAGCACTTGATGCCACCGCTGCTTAGCAGCGCACATGTATGGTAAAGACCCGCTGATACCTGAAGCACCTTGCCGCCCGTGCTCACATCACCCGCGTTCGCAGGGACGCTCACAGTATTTGTATGACCATACCCGAGCTGGCCATAGCCGTTATATCCCCAGCAGCGGACGAAGCCCGTCGTGAGCAAGGCACAGGTAGCGTAATAGTTCGCAGACAACTGCAGAACGTTGCCCCCCACGTTGATGTCTCCCGCCGTCATGGGCAGTTCATTGTCTCCAATGCTGTTGGTGTGGCCATAGCCCAGCTGACCGTAGCCGTTGTATCCCCAGCAGCGCACCTTGCCCGTGTCCATCAGCGCGCACGTATGGCCCCAGCCCGCGACGATGTCCTTGACGGTGCCGCCCACGTTCACATCCCCCACGCTCCAGGGCTGCTCGTTGTCCCCCACGTTCTGCGTGTTCCCGTACCCAAGCTGGCCGGAGTTGTTGAGGCCCCAGCAGCGCACCTTGCCCGTGTCCATCAGCGCGCACGTGTGGTTGTCTCCCGCCGCCAACTTCACCACGATGCCGCCCACGTTCACATAGCCGTAGCTGGCGATGGCCTCCCCATCTCCCACGTGCTGCGTGGTGTTGTAGCCCAGCTGGCCGTACTGGTTGTTTCCCCAGCACCGCACCAGGCCCGTGTCCATCAGCGCGCACG is from Stigmatella erecta and encodes:
- a CDS encoding RCC1 domain-containing protein, with protein sequence GTMRCWGYNNVGQLGYGNTFNIGDNEKPYVAGDVALVGTATKIVTGYSHTCALMDTGLVRCWGNNQYGQLGYNTTQHVGDGEAIASYGYVNVGGIVVKLAAGDNHTCALMDTGKVRCWGLNNSGQLGYGNTQNVGDNEQPWSVGDVNVGGTVKDIVAGWGHTCALMDTGKVRCWGYNGYGQLGYGHTNSIGDNELPMTAGDINVGGNVLQLSANYYATCALLTTGFVRCWGYNGYGQLGYGHTNTVSVPANAGDVSTGGKVLQVSAGLYHTCALLSSGGIKCWGHGAEGRLGYGNTSNQYAPPGPTVDLDGATAYQVTAGGNHTCALLSTGAARCWGASNYGQLGYGNTTHIGDNELPSTAGDIQVLAPTP